One stretch of Natronobacterium gregoryi SP2 DNA includes these proteins:
- a CDS encoding maleate cis-trans isomerase family protein — translation MSTRGAPTGQLGLIVPSSNTTAEPEFRAALSDSVTVHGARMSLESVTVDALDAMSNDVTRAAELLGHADVDAVAYACTTGSLLHGPGFDAALEAEIGTAADAPAVATARSVVRALEALDVDRIAVQTPYTADLDEKEREFLEESGIEVTSIDGRGIEANVEIGALTPEDATEQAREGVDAADVDAVFVSCTNYRSLAAVEELENDLGVPVVTSNGATLWDVARVAGLEVDGPGTLFEQARS, via the coding sequence ATGTCGACTCGCGGCGCTCCGACCGGCCAACTCGGACTGATCGTCCCCTCGTCGAACACGACCGCCGAACCCGAGTTCCGAGCGGCGCTATCCGACTCGGTAACCGTCCACGGCGCACGAATGTCCCTCGAGTCGGTCACCGTCGACGCACTCGACGCGATGAGCAACGACGTTACCCGGGCGGCCGAACTGCTCGGCCACGCCGACGTCGACGCCGTCGCCTACGCCTGTACCACCGGAAGCCTGCTGCATGGCCCCGGCTTCGACGCCGCACTCGAGGCAGAAATCGGGACGGCCGCCGACGCACCCGCCGTCGCCACCGCACGCTCGGTCGTCCGGGCACTCGAGGCGCTCGACGTCGACCGGATCGCTGTCCAGACCCCCTATACCGCCGACCTCGACGAGAAGGAACGCGAGTTCCTCGAGGAGTCGGGCATCGAGGTCACGAGCATCGACGGCCGTGGCATCGAGGCGAACGTCGAGATCGGTGCGCTGACGCCAGAGGACGCAACCGAACAGGCTCGCGAGGGAGTCGACGCCGCGGACGTCGACGCCGTCTTCGTCTCCTGTACGAACTACCGCTCGCTCGCCGCGGTCGAGGAACTCGAGAACGACCTCGGCGTCCCCGTGGTGACGAGCAACGGCGCGACGCTGTGGGACGTCGCTCGAGTGGCAGGGCTCGAGGTCGACGGCCCCGGAACGTTGTTCGAGCAGGCTCGCTCGTAG
- a CDS encoding coenzyme F420-0:L-glutamate ligase: protein MELTPVTDLPEIRPGDDLAELIVDRAGDDLESAEVLTVASTVVSKAEDRTADLAEYPVSGRAREIADRIEDVAGEQKDPRFAQAVLEESTELLIDAPFLLTETRFGHITVNAGIDRSNVPEHDLLLLPKRPGESAERIRRGLEDRGIEDVAVIVTDTSGRPFRHGQRGVAIGWTGMPASRDWRGERDRDGRELGVTVQSVVDELAAAANLVTGEGADGTPAVVVRDWEFGDLEGSDELFRSVEDDLVRQALREWEFQQ, encoded by the coding sequence ATGGAACTGACGCCAGTGACGGACCTGCCCGAGATCCGTCCCGGCGACGACCTCGCCGAGTTGATCGTCGATCGGGCCGGGGACGACCTCGAGTCGGCCGAGGTGCTCACCGTCGCCAGCACGGTCGTCTCGAAGGCGGAGGATCGGACGGCCGACCTCGCGGAGTATCCAGTCAGTGGGCGGGCCCGCGAAATCGCCGACCGGATCGAGGATGTGGCGGGCGAGCAGAAAGATCCGCGGTTCGCACAGGCCGTTCTCGAAGAGAGTACGGAACTGCTGATCGACGCGCCGTTCCTGTTGACAGAGACGCGCTTCGGACACATTACGGTCAACGCGGGGATCGATCGGTCGAACGTGCCGGAGCACGACCTGCTGTTGTTGCCGAAGCGACCGGGCGAGAGCGCCGAGCGGATTCGACGGGGGCTCGAGGACCGCGGCATCGAAGACGTCGCGGTGATCGTCACCGACACCTCGGGTCGGCCGTTCCGACACGGGCAACGCGGCGTCGCGATCGGCTGGACGGGGATGCCCGCGAGCCGGGACTGGCGTGGCGAACGAGACCGCGACGGACGAGAACTCGGCGTCACCGTCCAGTCGGTCGTCGACGAACTCGCGGCGGCGGCGAATCTCGTCACCGGCGAGGGAGCCGACGGCACGCCCGCTGTCGTCGTTCGCGACTGGGAGTTCGGCGACCTCGAGGGAAGCGACGAACTGTTCCGGTCGGTCGAGGACGACCTCGTCCGACAGGCACTGCGAGAGTGGGAGTTCCAGCAATGA
- the arcD gene encoding arginine/ornithine antiporter ArcD, with protein sequence MTLDFTPTTIDELDPDRRPSVRFALVPVLAVVIFLGIGSALLGLDPHVPLLWSIVTTGAFGHYLGYSWSDLYDGVANGLLMGLQAILIIFTIYALIATWVDAGTIPAIMYYGLELLSPHVFLPVAAILAAVVAFAIGSSWTTVGTLGVAFVGIGAGLGVPGPMTVGAVISGAYAGDKQSPLSDTTNLAAGVTNTPLYEHIYRMRTGTAIAFGLSLVGFAALGLQAGGAVPADRVAEIQSAVTGAYEISVFVFVPLAITFGLALKGYPALPTLVVGTFAGVFTSMLVQGTHLVPAWEVFMEGTELETGSELVNDLLATGGLTGSAWTITVVVAALVLGGLLEKTGVLAVLAYHLSQGVSSSGSLIAGTGAAAILINGLTAQQYMSIVLPGMTLRNLYEEFGLDSDELSRAIEAAGTPTGALIPWHAGGVFMASATGVSTLSYAPYYLFGLLSPLVLFAMALSGHGVPTTNRTKRTQHAD encoded by the coding sequence ATGACACTCGACTTTACGCCGACGACGATCGACGAGTTGGACCCCGACCGACGGCCATCCGTCCGGTTCGCGCTCGTTCCAGTGCTTGCGGTCGTCATCTTCCTCGGAATCGGCTCGGCTCTCCTCGGACTCGATCCACACGTCCCACTACTCTGGAGTATCGTCACTACGGGTGCGTTCGGCCACTATCTGGGCTACTCCTGGTCAGATCTCTACGACGGCGTCGCGAACGGCCTCCTCATGGGGCTGCAGGCGATCCTGATCATCTTCACGATCTACGCGCTCATCGCAACTTGGGTCGACGCCGGGACGATTCCGGCGATTATGTACTACGGCCTCGAGTTACTGTCGCCGCACGTGTTCCTTCCCGTTGCTGCGATCCTCGCTGCCGTCGTCGCGTTTGCGATCGGTTCGTCGTGGACGACGGTCGGGACGCTCGGCGTCGCGTTCGTCGGGATCGGTGCAGGGCTTGGCGTTCCGGGCCCGATGACCGTCGGCGCAGTCATCTCGGGGGCATATGCCGGGGACAAGCAATCACCGTTGTCGGATACGACGAACCTCGCGGCCGGCGTAACGAATACGCCGCTGTACGAGCACATCTACCGTATGCGAACGGGCACCGCCATCGCCTTCGGCCTCTCGCTTGTCGGATTCGCCGCGCTCGGCTTGCAGGCTGGTGGTGCCGTCCCCGCCGATCGAGTCGCCGAGATCCAGTCGGCCGTCACCGGCGCGTACGAAATCTCCGTGTTCGTCTTCGTACCACTAGCAATCACCTTCGGACTGGCTCTGAAAGGGTATCCAGCCCTCCCGACACTGGTCGTCGGCACCTTCGCGGGCGTCTTTACGTCGATGCTCGTCCAGGGAACACATCTCGTCCCTGCCTGGGAAGTCTTCATGGAGGGAACCGAACTCGAGACCGGCTCCGAGTTAGTCAACGACCTGCTCGCGACCGGGGGCCTCACCGGCTCCGCGTGGACGATTACCGTCGTCGTCGCTGCGCTAGTGCTCGGCGGTCTACTCGAGAAGACCGGCGTCCTTGCCGTACTGGCGTACCACCTGTCCCAGGGTGTCAGTAGCTCCGGCAGCCTGATCGCGGGCACTGGCGCAGCCGCAATCCTCATCAACGGGCTTACCGCCCAGCAGTACATGAGTATCGTTCTGCCTGGAATGACGCTGCGGAACCTCTACGAGGAGTTCGGTCTGGATAGCGACGAACTCTCGCGAGCGATCGAGGCTGCAGGAACACCGACTGGCGCGCTCATTCCGTGGCATGCCGGTGGCGTCTTCATGGCGTCAGCAACGGGTGTCTCGACGCTCTCGTATGCCCCGTACTACCTGTTCGGCCTCCTCTCACCGCTCGTATTGTTCGCGATGGCATTGTCTGGTCACGGCGTCCCGACGACGAACCGGACCAAACGAACACAACACGCCGACTGA
- a CDS encoding DUF2237 family protein, whose protein sequence is MSDAPGTQGDGNERSDRNVYGGELEPCSTDPTTGFLRDGCCRRVDSDRGRHELCAVMTEEFLAFSRAQGNDLVTPNPEFDFPGLEPGDRWCLCLGRWLEAEEGGCAPPVVLEATHEAVLRDVEPDLLREYEYEPEDSDESDKSVKEHVSSDSTRNHPR, encoded by the coding sequence ATGTCGGACGCTCCGGGAACGCAAGGCGACGGTAACGAGCGAAGTGACCGCAACGTCTACGGAGGTGAACTCGAGCCCTGTAGCACCGATCCGACGACGGGGTTTCTACGGGACGGCTGCTGTCGGCGTGTCGACTCCGACCGCGGCCGACACGAACTCTGTGCGGTGATGACCGAGGAATTCCTCGCGTTCAGCCGGGCACAGGGAAACGACCTCGTCACGCCGAACCCCGAGTTCGACTTTCCCGGCCTCGAGCCGGGCGATCGCTGGTGTCTCTGTCTGGGACGGTGGCTCGAGGCCGAAGAGGGAGGCTGTGCGCCGCCGGTCGTGCTCGAGGCGACCCACGAAGCCGTGTTGCGCGACGTCGAGCCGGATCTGCTCCGGGAGTACGAGTACGAACCCGAGGACAGCGACGAATCCGATAAATCGGTGAAAGAACACGTCAGTTCGGACTCGACCAGGAATCACCCGAGATAG
- a CDS encoding 5,10-methylenetetrahydromethanopterin reductase, with product MTHNTDEPTWGIELTPEHSPDRMASLAALAEDEGFDVAFTSSHYFNRDPFVVCSRMAETTDEIGLGPGIVNPYETHPVRLAAQTATIDEVSDGRAVFGVGAGDRSSLANLGIEHDRPLRRVLETFDIARKLWAGETVTHDGTFTAQDASLNLEPTSDEIPVYVGAQGPHMLRMSGKHADGVLINAAHPRDLEWSAGQIEQGLADRPDDYGAFESLAFASVSVAAEEKEAREAARPPVAFIVGGAADPVLERHDVDRETAATISEALEAGDLPEAFGHVTPEMIDAFCIAGTTATVAERFEAALEYVDGIVVGSPLGPDLEDAIERAGEALDRATE from the coding sequence ATGACGCACAATACCGACGAACCGACCTGGGGTATCGAACTGACACCCGAACACTCGCCCGACCGGATGGCGTCGCTCGCGGCACTCGCCGAAGACGAGGGGTTCGACGTGGCCTTCACGAGCAGCCACTACTTCAACCGCGATCCGTTCGTCGTCTGCTCGCGGATGGCGGAAACGACCGACGAGATCGGGCTGGGGCCGGGGATCGTCAACCCTTACGAGACCCATCCGGTACGGCTGGCCGCCCAGACGGCGACGATCGACGAAGTCAGCGACGGCCGCGCCGTCTTCGGCGTCGGCGCTGGCGACCGATCGTCGCTGGCGAACCTCGGCATCGAGCACGACCGACCGCTGCGGCGGGTCCTCGAGACGTTCGACATCGCCCGCAAGCTGTGGGCTGGCGAGACCGTCACCCACGACGGGACCTTCACTGCCCAGGACGCCTCGCTGAACCTCGAGCCCACATCGGACGAGATTCCGGTCTACGTCGGCGCGCAGGGGCCACACATGCTCCGGATGAGCGGCAAGCACGCCGACGGCGTGTTGATCAACGCCGCTCATCCGCGCGACCTCGAGTGGTCGGCGGGACAGATCGAGCAGGGACTGGCGGATCGGCCGGACGACTACGGCGCGTTCGAGTCGCTCGCGTTCGCGAGCGTCAGCGTCGCCGCAGAGGAAAAGGAGGCCCGCGAAGCCGCGCGCCCGCCGGTGGCCTTCATCGTCGGCGGCGCAGCCGATCCGGTGCTCGAGCGACACGATGTCGACCGCGAGACGGCAGCGACGATCAGTGAAGCGCTCGAGGCGGGCGACCTCCCCGAGGCGTTCGGCCACGTCACACCCGAGATGATCGACGCGTTCTGTATCGCGGGGACGACGGCAACGGTTGCCGAACGGTTCGAAGCGGCACTCGAGTACGTCGACGGAATCGTCGTCGGCTCGCCGCTGGGGCCGGATCTCGAGGATGCGATCGAACGGGCGGGCGAGGCACTCGATCGGGCGACCGAGTAG
- a CDS encoding DUF7573 domain-containing protein has product MTDDAMLSTFTTADDGDDESSGTADLEAGDGEDGCTAVQSTYAWGDHECRRCGDDSDRVWRDGDAFVCPDCKEW; this is encoded by the coding sequence GTGACCGACGACGCGATGCTCTCGACGTTTACGACGGCGGACGATGGGGACGACGAGTCGAGCGGGACGGCCGACCTCGAGGCAGGCGACGGCGAAGACGGCTGCACGGCCGTGCAGTCGACGTATGCGTGGGGCGACCACGAGTGCAGGCGGTGTGGCGACGACAGTGATCGCGTCTGGCGTGACGGGGACGCGTTCGTCTGTCCCGACTGCAAGGAGTGGTGA
- a CDS encoding MarR family transcriptional regulator produces the protein MPIDIETFERESEFDSERTNAERILSFLLTNDDKAFRRQEIADATNIDPNAVSAVLSRLKERNLVRHKPPYWAADNRERIRGAVDFSRSLETLNERLGTEDMDEWRDAAADGPHPNEREHE, from the coding sequence ATGCCGATCGATATCGAAACGTTCGAGCGAGAATCCGAGTTCGACTCCGAGCGGACGAACGCGGAGCGGATTCTCTCCTTTCTCCTGACGAACGACGACAAGGCGTTTCGTCGGCAGGAGATCGCCGACGCGACGAATATCGATCCGAACGCCGTTAGTGCCGTGCTGAGCCGGCTGAAAGAGCGAAATCTCGTCCGACACAAGCCACCGTACTGGGCGGCCGACAATCGGGAGCGCATCCGGGGGGCAGTCGATTTCAGTCGGAGTCTCGAGACGCTGAACGAGCGACTCGGTACCGAGGATATGGACGAGTGGCGCGACGCCGCTGCTGACGGGCCGCATCCAAACGAACGAGAGCACGAATGA
- a CDS encoding aldehyde dehydrogenase family protein, translated as MSSDTDTVDERRTAIRTRHREAAETALPEHTDLYVGGEFVVADERETFDTVDPTTGEVLESVARGTAPDVDAAVDAAWTAFDETWSEFSAGRRQRVLTAIGDTIEDHTAELATLESLDNGKPISEAKVDVRGAAEQFRFFAGIVRENSGETMTADSRHGQVIKEPYGVVGQIIPWNFPLLMASWKLAPALAAGNCSVLKPAEQTPLSALRLAELIDDVVPDGVVNVVPGYGEEAGVAVSGHPDVRKVAFTGSTAVGKQVMKRAADTVTDVTLELGGKSPVVVFPDVNPKKAVALVQSAIFYNTGECCEAGSRLFVHEDIADEVLDGLVAAIGEMTIGDPLDKETDLGPKVSQKQVDRTLEFLESAREDGGEFLAGGGRPDDVLEDGCYVEPTLIEGLDHDSEPAQEEIFGPVLDVFRWDDYDEMIELANDVAYGLAGGVVTDDITTAHTTARDIDAGYIWINSYHDLVPGLPFGGYKQSGIGRELSGETLDHYQQTKTINLSLR; from the coding sequence ATGTCTAGTGACACTGACACCGTCGACGAACGGCGAACCGCTATCCGAACCCGCCATCGTGAAGCGGCCGAAACAGCCCTTCCTGAACACACCGACCTCTACGTCGGCGGCGAGTTCGTCGTTGCAGACGAGAGAGAGACGTTCGATACCGTCGATCCCACGACTGGTGAAGTACTCGAGTCGGTCGCTCGCGGGACAGCGCCAGACGTAGACGCGGCCGTCGACGCGGCGTGGACGGCGTTCGATGAGACGTGGTCGGAGTTTTCGGCGGGACGACGCCAGCGCGTGTTGACGGCTATCGGCGATACCATCGAGGACCACACAGCGGAACTCGCGACACTGGAGAGTCTCGATAATGGGAAGCCGATTTCGGAGGCCAAAGTCGACGTCCGCGGGGCGGCCGAACAGTTCCGCTTCTTCGCGGGGATCGTCCGAGAGAACTCCGGCGAGACGATGACTGCCGACTCCCGGCACGGCCAGGTCATCAAAGAGCCCTACGGCGTCGTCGGGCAGATCATTCCGTGGAACTTCCCGCTGTTGATGGCGTCGTGGAAACTCGCACCCGCACTCGCAGCCGGCAACTGCTCCGTGCTGAAACCGGCCGAACAGACCCCGCTGTCTGCGCTTCGACTCGCGGAACTGATCGACGATGTCGTCCCCGACGGCGTCGTCAACGTCGTTCCCGGGTACGGCGAGGAGGCGGGTGTGGCCGTGTCGGGCCACCCGGACGTCAGGAAAGTGGCGTTCACCGGGTCGACAGCAGTTGGCAAGCAAGTAATGAAACGTGCAGCCGACACCGTCACCGACGTGACACTCGAACTCGGTGGCAAGAGCCCCGTCGTCGTCTTCCCAGACGTGAACCCGAAGAAAGCCGTCGCGCTCGTGCAGTCGGCGATCTTCTACAACACTGGGGAGTGCTGTGAGGCCGGATCACGGCTGTTCGTCCACGAGGACATCGCTGACGAGGTGCTGGACGGACTGGTCGCCGCGATCGGCGAGATGACCATCGGTGATCCGCTCGACAAAGAGACCGACCTCGGCCCGAAAGTTTCCCAGAAACAAGTCGACCGGACGCTCGAGTTTCTAGAGTCCGCTCGCGAAGACGGTGGAGAGTTCCTCGCCGGCGGTGGTCGGCCCGACGACGTACTCGAGGACGGCTGTTACGTCGAGCCGACGCTGATCGAGGGGCTCGATCACGACAGCGAACCAGCCCAGGAGGAAATTTTCGGTCCGGTCCTCGACGTGTTCCGCTGGGACGACTACGACGAGATGATCGAACTCGCAAACGACGTGGCGTATGGTCTCGCCGGTGGCGTCGTCACCGACGACATCACGACGGCGCACACGACGGCTCGAGACATCGACGCGGGATACATCTGGATCAACAGTTACCACGACCTCGTTCCCGGGTTGCCGTTTGGCGGCTACAAGCAGTCCGGCATCGGCCGCGAGCTGAGTGGCGAGACGCTGGATCACTACCAGCAGACGAAGACGATCAACCTCTCGTTGCGCTGA
- a CDS encoding MBL fold metallo-hydrolase: protein MRVTLLGTGDTTGTPTVGCDCDTCEAARERGLERTRFSVHVENERTGESLLVDFSPDFRYQFLRDGVSLPDAAVVTHVHFDHLDGLGNVFRLVDALTVYAAGETDPKTGQSVAETVAEDYHYLEALEVHATTPLDPVRTCGFDVTLVPVDHPPLVCYGLAIEDPETGAKLSLSGDTSYGIPDQSRAVLADPDLLVADAIVPAHFCEYHPAGGRHEGPDGIPRTFGTKHMTREGALALAEDLNADRTRLVHAAHYYPVEEAFEEPLAVDGEEYVL, encoded by the coding sequence ATGCGGGTAACGCTGCTCGGTACCGGCGACACGACGGGAACGCCCACCGTCGGCTGTGACTGTGACACCTGCGAGGCTGCTCGCGAGCGAGGCCTCGAGCGGACCCGGTTCTCGGTTCACGTCGAAAACGAGCGAACCGGCGAGTCGCTGCTGGTCGATTTCAGCCCGGACTTTCGCTACCAGTTCCTGCGAGACGGCGTCTCGCTCCCCGACGCCGCCGTCGTCACCCACGTTCACTTCGACCACCTGGACGGACTGGGCAACGTCTTCCGTCTCGTCGACGCGTTGACCGTGTACGCGGCCGGCGAGACCGATCCGAAGACCGGCCAGAGCGTCGCCGAGACCGTCGCCGAGGACTACCACTATCTCGAGGCGCTCGAGGTTCACGCGACGACGCCGCTCGATCCCGTCCGGACCTGCGGGTTCGACGTGACGCTGGTTCCGGTCGACCACCCACCACTGGTCTGTTACGGCCTCGCGATCGAAGACCCCGAGACGGGCGCGAAATTGTCGCTTTCGGGCGATACGAGCTACGGCATCCCCGACCAGTCCAGGGCGGTGCTCGCCGATCCCGACCTCCTGGTGGCCGACGCGATCGTTCCCGCCCACTTCTGCGAGTACCACCCGGCCGGCGGCCGCCACGAGGGACCCGACGGCATCCCCCGGACGTTCGGGACGAAACACATGACTCGAGAGGGTGCGCTCGCGCTCGCCGAGGATCTGAACGCCGATCGGACGCGGCTGGTCCACGCCGCTCACTACTATCCGGTGGAGGAAGCGTTCGAGGAGCCGCTGGCGGTCGACGGCGAGGAGTACGTGCTGTAG
- a CDS encoding hydantoinase B/oxoprolinase family protein: MTDATDATDAIDPVTLEVLRNQLESVAEEMGQTLIRGAYSPNIKERRDCSTALFDAEGRMIAQAEHIPVHLGAMPAAVDAVRDCEPEPGDVFVLNDPFTGGTHLPDVTMVSALSADDEIVGYAVSRAHHADIGGMTPGSMPAGAREIYQEGLRLPPTRLVEGGQLREDVHSLVLANVRNPRERRADLRAQLAANERAANRLEALFAEHGRETVLEAFDAVIHYSRERIVDEIADLPDGSYEATDVLEGDGVTDDDFEISVTVTIDGETIDVDFAGTDDQLAGNLNAPLAVAKSAVYFVVRCVTDPEIPPNHGCYEPVSVHAPAGTLLNPEPPAAVVGGNVETSQRVTDVVFTALAKAAPDRVPAQGQGTMNNLTIGARDGSFTYYETIGGGFGARADRDGMDGVQVGMTNTLNTPVESIETEYPLRVDRYALRENSGGRGRYRGGLGLERTVTVEKDATVSLLTERRRHAPKGVAGGEDGATGQNLIDGQSVPAKTTVDVEAGTTVTVRTPGGGGHGDPDERDEEALEGDRRGGKRTE, encoded by the coding sequence ATGACCGACGCGACCGACGCGACCGACGCGATCGATCCAGTGACGCTCGAAGTCCTTCGCAACCAACTCGAGAGCGTCGCCGAAGAGATGGGCCAGACGCTGATTCGCGGCGCGTACTCGCCGAACATCAAGGAACGGCGGGACTGCTCGACGGCACTGTTCGACGCGGAGGGGCGGATGATCGCTCAGGCCGAACACATCCCGGTTCACCTCGGAGCGATGCCGGCGGCCGTCGACGCCGTCCGCGACTGCGAACCCGAGCCAGGTGACGTGTTCGTCCTCAACGACCCCTTCACTGGTGGAACGCATCTGCCCGACGTGACGATGGTGTCGGCGCTTTCGGCCGACGACGAAATCGTCGGCTACGCCGTTTCCCGTGCCCACCACGCCGACATCGGCGGGATGACTCCCGGCAGTATGCCCGCGGGCGCACGGGAGATCTACCAGGAGGGGCTGCGCCTCCCGCCGACGCGACTCGTCGAGGGTGGACAGCTCCGCGAGGATGTCCACTCGCTCGTACTCGCGAACGTCCGCAACCCCCGCGAGCGACGTGCGGACCTGCGAGCACAGCTCGCTGCGAACGAACGTGCGGCGAACCGACTCGAGGCGCTGTTCGCCGAACACGGCCGCGAAACGGTGCTCGAGGCGTTCGACGCCGTCATCCACTACTCTCGCGAGCGGATCGTCGACGAGATCGCCGACCTGCCGGACGGCAGCTACGAGGCGACCGACGTCTTAGAGGGTGACGGCGTCACCGACGACGACTTCGAGATTTCGGTGACAGTGACGATCGACGGCGAGACGATCGACGTCGACTTCGCAGGCACCGACGACCAGCTCGCGGGTAATCTCAACGCGCCGCTTGCGGTCGCCAAGAGCGCGGTCTACTTCGTCGTTCGCTGTGTCACCGATCCCGAGATCCCGCCGAACCACGGCTGCTACGAACCCGTCAGCGTCCACGCGCCCGCGGGAACGCTGCTCAACCCCGAGCCACCCGCGGCCGTCGTCGGTGGCAACGTCGAGACCAGCCAGCGCGTGACCGACGTCGTCTTTACCGCACTCGCGAAGGCCGCGCCGGATCGCGTGCCCGCCCAGGGCCAGGGGACGATGAACAACCTGACCATCGGCGCGCGCGACGGCTCGTTCACCTACTACGAGACGATCGGCGGCGGCTTCGGCGCCCGAGCGGACCGCGACGGGATGGACGGCGTCCAGGTCGGGATGACCAACACGCTGAACACGCCCGTCGAGTCGATCGAGACCGAGTACCCGCTTCGAGTCGATCGGTACGCGCTCCGGGAGAACAGCGGCGGTCGCGGCCGGTATCGAGGAGGGCTCGGCCTCGAGCGCACCGTCACCGTCGAGAAAGACGCGACCGTTTCGCTGCTGACAGAACGGCGTCGCCACGCGCCGAAGGGCGTCGCCGGCGGCGAGGACGGTGCGACCGGCCAGAACCTGATCGACGGCCAGTCGGTGCCCGCGAAGACGACCGTCGATGTCGAGGCTGGGACGACCGTGACGGTCCGCACCCCCGGCGGCGGCGGACACGGCGACCCCGACGAGCGCGACGAGGAGGCGCTCGAGGGAGACCGTCGCGGCGGCAAACGGACCGAGTGA
- the gnd gene encoding phosphogluconate dehydrogenase (NAD(+)-dependent, decarboxylating), with product MQLGVIGLGRMGRIVVDRLLAADHDVVAFDIDDEAVDEAANAGARPADSITDLAAKLDSADGKHVWLMVPAGDAVDAALEELEPSLSADDVVVDGGNSYFEDSVRRAESCPAAYLDCGTSGGPAGAELGFSLMIGGPADAYQRLTPAFDAVATGPDGHERMGPAGSGHYVKMIHNGVEYALMQAYGEGFELLHEGRYDLDLENVASVWNNGAVIRSWLLELCEEAFREEGNDLGDVADRVEGGSTGTWTVQEGLEQEVPLPLIYTALGERFGSRADDGRFSRRLASRLRYGFGRHTVPRRE from the coding sequence ATGCAACTGGGCGTCATCGGACTCGGACGCATGGGACGGATCGTCGTCGATCGACTGCTCGCGGCAGATCACGACGTCGTCGCCTTCGACATCGACGACGAAGCCGTCGACGAGGCGGCAAACGCGGGCGCACGACCCGCAGACTCTATCACCGATCTCGCGGCGAAACTGGACAGTGCCGACGGCAAGCACGTCTGGCTGATGGTGCCTGCGGGCGACGCCGTCGACGCGGCACTCGAAGAACTCGAGCCATCCCTCAGCGCCGACGACGTGGTCGTCGACGGCGGTAACTCCTACTTCGAAGACTCGGTCCGACGCGCCGAGTCCTGTCCGGCCGCGTATCTCGACTGCGGAACGTCGGGCGGTCCCGCGGGCGCGGAACTGGGCTTTTCGCTGATGATTGGCGGCCCAGCGGACGCCTACCAGCGACTGACACCTGCTTTCGACGCTGTCGCTACTGGTCCCGACGGCCACGAACGGATGGGGCCCGCAGGGTCGGGACACTACGTGAAGATGATCCACAACGGTGTCGAGTACGCGCTCATGCAGGCCTACGGCGAGGGGTTCGAACTGCTCCACGAGGGTCGGTACGACCTGGACCTCGAAAATGTCGCGTCGGTCTGGAACAACGGCGCTGTCATCCGCTCGTGGCTGCTCGAGCTCTGTGAAGAGGCGTTTCGTGAGGAAGGGAACGATCTCGGCGACGTCGCCGACCGCGTCGAGGGCGGTTCGACAGGCACCTGGACGGTCCAGGAGGGACTCGAGCAAGAGGTTCCGCTGCCGCTGATATACACGGCGCTCGGCGAGCGCTTCGGGTCGCGGGCTGACGACGGCCGGTTCTCGCGGCGGCTGGCGAGTCGACTTCGGTACGGGTTCGGCCGTCACACGGTTCCCCGCCGAGAGTGA
- a CDS encoding cold-shock protein has translation MAQGTVAFFNDTGGYGFIETEDADEDVFFHMEDVGGPDLEEGQEVEFDIEQADKGPRATNVERL, from the coding sequence ATGGCGCAAGGTACGGTCGCATTCTTCAACGACACTGGCGGCTACGGTTTCATCGAGACTGAGGACGCGGACGAGGACGTTTTCTTCCACATGGAAGACGTTGGCGGCCCTGACCTCGAAGAAGGTCAGGAAGTCGAGTTCGACATCGAACAGGCCGACAAAGGCCCGCGCGCGACGAACGTCGAACGGCTGTAG